One genomic segment of Centropristis striata isolate RG_2023a ecotype Rhode Island chromosome 11, C.striata_1.0, whole genome shotgun sequence includes these proteins:
- the si:ch73-382f3.1 gene encoding THAP domain-containing protein 1, whose protein sequence is MGGCSAPNCSNSTSIGKQLFRFPKEPLRKKKWVVNCRRDFEPTPHSRLCQDHFEQSQFEEIARSPAGGKKLKPNAIPTLFSIGDPPYPAVTIPYILLPMKPEPVEKELNFGDHGYARRTPLPGLEGEDGDRTAEEQPPCTQCHLLKKQLEQEMQHTARLQKEAEEMKKRLYRLDRIEKGLQNFLYEDQIRALSLTKRSRRAVWSPETILKARKIRCAVGTKGYEYLRELGYPLPSYRTLCNRLETKIMVTTDMSCEELAELGLGLMATCDSPTEGVGDNDEEELIGVLS, encoded by the exons ATGGGAGGCTGCTCCGCTCCGAACTGCTCCAACTCAACCAGCATCGGTAAACAGCTGTTCAGGTTCCCCAAAGAGCCGCTCCGCAAGAAGAAATGGGTGGTGAACTGTCGACGGGACTTCGAGCCAACTCCTCactccagactctgtcag GATCATTTTGAGCAGAGCCAGTTTGAGGAGATAGCCAGgtctccagcagggggcaagaAGCTGAAGCCCAACGCCATCCCCACTCTGTTCAGCATCGGAGACCCTCCGTACCCAGCAGTCACCATCCCATACATCCTGCTGCCCATGAAACCTGAACCAG TGGAGAAAGAGCTGAATTTCGGGGACCACGGCTATGCGAGACGCACCCCTCTGCCGGGTCTGGAGGGAGAAGATGGAGACAGGACTGCAGAGGAGCAGCCGCCCTGCACGCAGTGTCACCTCCTCAAGAAACAGCTGGAGCAGGAGATGCAGCACACTGCAAGGCTGCAGAAGGAG GCCGAGGAGATGAAGAAGCGTTTGTACCGGCTCGACCGCATCGAGAAGGGTCTCCAGAACTTCCTGTACGAGGACCAGATCCGCGCCCTGTCCCTCACCAAACGCTCCCGCCGTGCCGTCTGGTCTCCAGAGACCATCCTGAAGGCCCGGAAGATCCGCTGTGCAGTTGGCACAAAAGGCTACGAGTACCTGAGAGAGCTGGGGTACCCTCTGCCCTCCTACAGGACTCTGTGTAACCGCCTGGAGACTAAGATCATGGTGACGACTGACATGAGCTGTGAGGAGCTGGCCGAGCTGGGCCTGGGTCTCATGGCCACCTGTGACAGTCCCACAGAAGGAGTTGGGGACAACGATGAGGAGGAACTCATAGGGGTTTTGTCCTGA